TGAATGCGTTAGAGTGCTTAAAGCTAACTTTAATCGGCTATATTTTAGTTAACTAATAAATCAGGAAAAACACCAGTGGTACCTCTGCGAGATAATAACCCAATAACAATCACACCGTATGTCACCTATGCATTGATTGGTGCCAATATCTTTGTTTTTCTTTATCAACTAACTCTGACCCCAGCAGAATTGGAACAGTTTTTCCGCTCTGCGGCAGTGGTACCTTGCCAACTATCGGCTACTTGTCCTATCCCTGCTAATCAAGGATTACCAGAGTGGATGACTCTATTTACATCTCAATTTCTGCATGGGGGTTTTTTGCACATAGCGGGAAACATGTTGTTTCTGTGGATTTTTGGTAACAACATTGAAGACCGCTTGGGGCATGTAAAGTATTTAATTTTTTATCTAGCCTGCGGTGCTTTAGCAGCACTGACCCAGTGGTTCTTTTCCCAGAGTTCCACCATTCCTTCTCTCGGTGCTAGTGGGGCGATCGCTGGAGTCATGGGGGCATACATTCTCTGCTTCCCACGCGCCCAAATTCTGACCTTAATTCCCTTAGGATTTTTCATCACCACAGTGCGACTCCCTGCCATCTTCTTTTTGGGATTTTGGTTTGTTCAGCAAGCCTTCTACGGAGTTGCCGACTTACAGGCGCGCAGCAATATTGGCATGGAGAGTGGCGGCGTTGCCTATTGGGCGCACGCAGGCGGTTTCGTTTTCGGA
This window of the Chroococcidiopsis sp. CCMEE 29 genome carries:
- a CDS encoding rhomboid family intramembrane serine protease, whose translation is MVPLRDNNPITITPYVTYALIGANIFVFLYQLTLTPAELEQFFRSAAVVPCQLSATCPIPANQGLPEWMTLFTSQFLHGGFLHIAGNMLFLWIFGNNIEDRLGHVKYLIFYLACGALAALTQWFFSQSSTIPSLGASGAIAGVMGAYILCFPRAQILTLIPLGFFITTVRLPAIFFLGFWFVQQAFYGVADLQARSNIGMESGGVAYWAHAGGFVFGAILGPLLGLFKGSR